A genomic window from Diorhabda sublineata isolate icDioSubl1.1 chromosome 8, icDioSubl1.1, whole genome shotgun sequence includes:
- the LOC130447883 gene encoding uncharacterized protein LOC130447883, giving the protein MNIVTSLKQCCDIAITFIYTKNKGTTLSTAEIEVDLKTLIRLFETNWSCEISSHASYNLNLNKWNKVTIVPLASDLRLLRNHLIDLPGESLRVLIKGVEDMKYIIEDDIDHQQYQKKSDTIQAFNNLMETIYCRVILLNRKRSGELQRMLLHTYLNTSNHTQKYEEFDNVVSLPEKILLKSLKRVVIRGKRGKGVPVLFHSDIQDNIKKMLEVRHHFVPINNPYLFAMANSNSHLIGYKVLAKHAKLCGAQNPSSITSTRLRKHLATLSQLFNLSDGEIEQLATFMGHTSGVHRTSYRLPDDVYQTAKISKLLMVMEKGGADQYKGKSIDEINIDMEKNLLSDRDSDNDSDEDENPIIRELLDTSKPSAQDFVPTNNVDGKPVAGTKKKKTRKLVPWTDDQKKVTLNYFKDHIKTKKPPKRFECEDLKTKYEKILNNKDWLKIKVFVQNYYTKSRK; this is encoded by the coding sequence ATGAATATTGTTACGTCTTTGAAACAGTGTTGCGATATtgcaattacttttatttacacTAAAAATAAAGGTACCACTTTATCTACTGCGGAAATAGAGGTGGACTTGAAAACGTTGATTCGTCTTTTTGAAACTAATTGGAGTTGCGAGATTTCTTCACATGCCAGTTACAACCTTAATCTTAACAAATGGAACAAAGTAACCATTGTACCTCTTGCCAGTGATTTGCGTTTATTAAGGAATCATCTCATCGACTTACCTGGAGAATCTTTAAGAGTCCTAATTAAAGGAGTTGAGGATATGAAATATATCATAGAAGATGATATCGACCATCagcaatatcaaaaaaagtctGATACAATTCAAGCATTTAATAATCTGATGGAAACTATTTATTGTAGAGTCATTTTATTAAATCGAAAACGTTCTGGAGAACTACAACGAATGTTATTACATACATATCTGAATACATCAAACcatactcaaaaatatgagGAATTTGACAATGTAGTCTCTCTACCCGAAAAAATTCTCCTAAAATCATTGAAGAGAGTAGTTATCCGAGGTAAACGAGGCAAAGGGGTTCCAGTTTTATTCCATTCTGACATACAagacaatatcaaaaaaatgttagaaGTTAGACACCATTTTGTGCCCATAAATAACCCATATCTTTTCGCAATGGCGAATTCAAATTCACATTTGATAGGTTATAAAGTGTTAGCCAAACATGCTAAATTATGTGGAGCACAAAACCCATCATCAATTACGTCAACCCGACTGCGCAAACATCTTGCAACTTTATCGCAATTATTCAACTTATCAGATGGGGAAATAGAACAGTTGGCGACATTTATGGGACACACAAGTGGTGTTCACAGAACTTCCTATCGACTACCCGATGATGTTTATCAAACGGCGAAGATATCTAAACTGTTGATGGTAATGGAAAAAGGCGGAGCAGATCAATATAAAGGGAAATCTATTGATGAAATAAACATTGATATGGAAAAAAATCTTCTAAGTGACCGAGACTCTGATAATGATAGTGACGAGGATGAAAATCCAATAATAAGGGAACTGTTAGATACGTCAAAGCCATCTGCTCAAGATTTTGTTCCAACAAACAACGTTGATGGGAAACCTGTTGCAGggactaaaaagaaaaaaactcgTAAACTGGTTCCTTGGACAGATGACCAAAAAAAAGTCACACTAAACTATTTTAAAGATCATATTAAAACTAAGAAGCCCCCTAAAAGATTCGAATGTGAAGAtctgaaaacaaaatatgaaaaaattctaaacaACAAAGATTGGCTAAAAATCAaagtatttgttcaaaattattatactaaAAGCAGAAAATAG